From a single Sinomonas atrocyanea genomic region:
- a CDS encoding response regulator, translated as MRPELDLPADLRLKVFIVEDHALTRETLGDLLEDQGFEVVGRSPAAAATVRAVAAAAPDVCLLSLGLVGESMIEVCRAITEAAPMIACVMLSLRDRPGEITASFRAGACGYVLASLAGDRLAWALRDAVRWRRSRRTSNLS; from the coding sequence ATGCGCCCGGAACTGGATCTGCCGGCAGATCTGCGGCTGAAGGTGTTCATCGTCGAGGATCATGCCCTCACACGGGAGACGCTCGGCGACCTGCTCGAGGACCAGGGCTTCGAGGTCGTGGGGCGCTCCCCGGCTGCGGCGGCGACCGTGCGGGCCGTCGCCGCCGCGGCCCCGGACGTGTGCCTGCTCTCCTTGGGCCTCGTCGGAGAGAGCATGATCGAGGTTTGCCGGGCGATCACGGAGGCGGCGCCCATGATCGCGTGCGTCATGCTCTCGCTCCGGGACCGCCCCGGTGAGATCACCGCCTCTTTCAGGGCCGGAGCCTGCGGCTACGTCCTGGCCAGCCTCGCCGGGGACCGCCTGGCGTGGGCGCTGCGGGACGCCGTCCGGTGGCGGCGCAGCAGGAGGACGTCCAATCTGTCCTGA